In a genomic window of Jaculus jaculus isolate mJacJac1 chromosome 8, mJacJac1.mat.Y.cur, whole genome shotgun sequence:
- the Lta gene encoding lymphotoxin-alpha, with translation MTPPGHLYLLRVHGTPLLFFLGLLLALPPGKEGLPGLHLSPSAAQRVHQHPQKHFAHGTLKPAAHLVGDPSIPKSLSWRANTDRAFLRHGFSLNNNSLLVPTSGLYFVYSQVVFSGEGCSPAPVYLAHEVQLFSSQYPSHVPLLSAQKSVCPGLHGPWVRSMYQGAVFLLSKGDQLSTHTEGVFHLHFSPSSVFFGAFAL, from the exons ATGACCCCACCGGgacatctctacctcctgagggtGCATGGCaccccccttcttttcttcctgggGTTGCTGCTGGCCCTGCCTCCAGGGAAAGAG GGACTCCCTGGCCTTCACCTGTCACCCTCAGCTGCCCAGAGGGTCCATCAACATCCACAGAAGCATTTTGCCCATGGCACCCTCAAGCCTGCTGCTCACCTTGTTG GAGACCCCAGCATACCAAAATCACTGAGCTGGAGAGCGAACACAGATCGTGCCTTCCTTCGCCATGGCTTCTCTTTGAACAACAATTCCCTCCTGGTCCCAACCAGTGGCCTTTACTTTGTCTACTCCCAGGTGGTCTTCTCTGGCGAAGGTTGCTCCCCTGCCCCTGTGTACCTGGCCCACGAGGTCCAGCTCTTCTCCTCCCAGTATCCCTCCCACGTGCCTCTCCTCAGCGCCCAGAAGTCAGTGTGCCCGGGGCTACATGGACCGTGGGTGCGCTCCATGTACCAGGGGGCTGTGTTTCTGCTCAGCAAGGGAGACCAGCTGTCCACTCACACGGAAGGTGTCTTCCATCTACACTTTAGCCCCAGTAGTGTATTCTTCGGAGCTTTTGCTCTGTAG
- the Ltb gene encoding lymphotoxin-beta isoform X2, translating to MGTPGLQDLGGRPQGRGCLLLVVAGVTSLVTLLLTVPITVLAVLALVPQEQGGRVTETTGHGAQAQLGLGFQQLPEEEEEPETHVSPTLPLPAAHLIGARMQGLGLGWEAQEEEAFLRSGARFSEAAGLALPRDGLYYLYCHVGYRGRAPPAGRGRSVTLRSSLYRAGGAYGPGSAQLLLEGAETVTPLLDRAGHGRLWYTSVGFGGLVQLRRGERLHVNVSHPDLVDCRRGKTFFGAVMVG from the exons ATGGGGACACCGGGGCTGCAGGACCTGGGTGGGAGGCCCCAGGGGAGGGGCTGCCTCCTGTTGGTGGTGGCAGGAGTCACTTCACTGGTGACCCTGCTATTGACAGTGCCTATCACTGTCCTGGCTGTGCTGGCCTTGGTGCCCCAGGAGCAGGGAGGACGG GTAACAGAGACCACTGGCCACGGAGCACAGGCCCAGCTAGGACTGG GGTTTCAACAGCtgccagaggaggaggaggagcctgaAACACATGTCAGCCCCACGCTCCCACTCCCTGCTGCCCACCTCATAG GCGCTCGCATGCAGGGGCTCGGGCTCGGCTGGGAGGCGCAGGAAGAGGAGGCGTTCCTGCGGAGCGGCGCGCGGTTCTCCGAGGCCGCGGGGCTGGCGCTGCCCCGCGACGGCCTCTACTACCTGTACTGCCACGTCGGGTACCGGGGCCGCGCGCCCCCTGCCGGCCGGGGCCGCTCCGTCACGCTGCGCAGCTCGCTGTACCGCGCGGGCGGCGCCTACGGGCCGGGCTCCGCGCAGCTGCTGCTCGAGGGCGCCGAGACGGTCACCCCGCTGCTGGACCGGGCCGGCCACGGGCGGCTCTGGTACACGAGCGTGGGCTTCGGTGGCCTGGTGCAGCTCCGGAGAGGAGAGAGGTTGCACGTCAACGTCAGTCACCCTGACTTGGTGGACTGCCGCCGAGGGAAGACCTTCTTCGGGGCGGTGATGGTGGGGTGA
- the Tnf gene encoding tumor necrosis factor, whose translation MSTESMIRDVELAEEALPKKAGGPQGSRHCLCLSLFSFLLVAGATTLFCLLHFGVIGPQREEFLNGLPLVSPLAQTLSLRSSSQNTSDKPVAHVVANQQAEEQLEWLSQRANALLANGMQLIDNQLVVPSDGLYLVYSQVLFKGQGCSTYVLLTHTVSRFAASYPDKVNLLSAIKSPCPKETSEGTESKPWYEPVYLGGVFQLEKGDRLSAEVNLPDYLDFAESGQVYFGVIAL comes from the exons ATGAGCACGGAAAGCATGATCCGCGACGTGGAGCTGGCCGAGGAGGCGCTCCCCAAGAAGGCGGGGGGCCCCCAGGGCTCCAGGCACTGCCTGTGCCTCAGCCTCTTCTCCTTCCTGCTCGTAGCAGGAGCCACCACCCTCTTCTGCCTGCTGCACTTTGGGGTGATCGGCCCCCAGAGGGAAGAG TTTCTGAATGGCCTTCCTCTCGTCAGCCCTTTGGCTCAGACGCTCTCGCTCA GATCATCTTCTCAAAACACAAGTGACAAGCCTGTAGCCCATGTTGTAG cAAACCAACAGGCAGAGGAGCAGCTGGAGTGGCTGAGCCAACGTGCCAATGCACTCCTGGCCAATGGCATGCAGCTCATAGACAACCAGCTGGTGGTGCCATCAGATGGACTATACCTCGTCTACTCGCAAGTCCTCTTCAAGGGTCAAGGCTGCTCCACCTACGTGCTCCTCACCCACACTGTCAGCCGCTTCGCTGCTTCCTACCCAGACAAAGTCAACCTCCTCTCGGCCATCAAGAGCCCTTGCCCCAAGGAGACCTCAGAGGGGACTGAGTCCAAGCCCTGGTATGAGCCTGTCTACCTGGGAGGGGTCTTCCAGCTGGAGAAAGGTGACCGACTCAGTGCCGAGGTCAACCTACCCGACTATCTAGACTTTGCCGAATCCGGGCAGGTCTACTTTGGGGTCATTGCTCTGTGA
- the Ltb gene encoding lymphotoxin-beta isoform X1: MGTPGLQDLGGRPQGRGCLLLVVAGVTSLVTLLLTVPITVLAVLALVPQEQGGRVTETTGHGAQAQLGLEERRPSCLLPSPTSLSGTPDSHPGPRTAPSSNSPDSPAPSPAAQSSQPSYVGVATLPPTIDSSPVPRFQQLPEEEEEPETHVSPTLPLPAAHLIGARMQGLGLGWEAQEEEAFLRSGARFSEAAGLALPRDGLYYLYCHVGYRGRAPPAGRGRSVTLRSSLYRAGGAYGPGSAQLLLEGAETVTPLLDRAGHGRLWYTSVGFGGLVQLRRGERLHVNVSHPDLVDCRRGKTFFGAVMVG; this comes from the exons ATGGGGACACCGGGGCTGCAGGACCTGGGTGGGAGGCCCCAGGGGAGGGGCTGCCTCCTGTTGGTGGTGGCAGGAGTCACTTCACTGGTGACCCTGCTATTGACAGTGCCTATCACTGTCCTGGCTGTGCTGGCCTTGGTGCCCCAGGAGCAGGGAGGACGG GTAACAGAGACCACTGGCCACGGAGCACAGGCCCAGCTAGGACTGGAAGAGAGAAGACCATCTTGCCTCCTGCCTTCGCCCACCAGCCTCTCAGGGACTCCTGACTCCCATCCAGGTCCCCGGACAGCCCCTTCCTCCAACAGTCCAGATTCCCCAGCCCCAAGCCCTGCTGCTCAGTCCTCCCAGCCTTCATATGTGGGGGTGGCCACCCTGCCCCCAACCATAGATTCTTCACCAGTTCCACGGTTTCAACAGCtgccagaggaggaggaggagcctgaAACACATGTCAGCCCCACGCTCCCACTCCCTGCTGCCCACCTCATAG GCGCTCGCATGCAGGGGCTCGGGCTCGGCTGGGAGGCGCAGGAAGAGGAGGCGTTCCTGCGGAGCGGCGCGCGGTTCTCCGAGGCCGCGGGGCTGGCGCTGCCCCGCGACGGCCTCTACTACCTGTACTGCCACGTCGGGTACCGGGGCCGCGCGCCCCCTGCCGGCCGGGGCCGCTCCGTCACGCTGCGCAGCTCGCTGTACCGCGCGGGCGGCGCCTACGGGCCGGGCTCCGCGCAGCTGCTGCTCGAGGGCGCCGAGACGGTCACCCCGCTGCTGGACCGGGCCGGCCACGGGCGGCTCTGGTACACGAGCGTGGGCTTCGGTGGCCTGGTGCAGCTCCGGAGAGGAGAGAGGTTGCACGTCAACGTCAGTCACCCTGACTTGGTGGACTGCCGCCGAGGGAAGACCTTCTTCGGGGCGGTGATGGTGGGGTGA